A single genomic interval of Spinacia oleracea cultivar Varoflay chromosome 6, BTI_SOV_V1, whole genome shotgun sequence harbors:
- the LOC110802446 gene encoding sodium/hydrogen exchanger 1-like, with the protein MVGRAAFVFPLSWLMNFSKKSHNDKVTLNQQVVIWWVSLMRGAVSIALANNQFTRVGHTQLRGNAIMITICCPLQHNDEYLVVVMRKS; encoded by the exons ATGGTTGGAAGAGCAGCTTTTGTTTTCCCCTTGTCCTGGTTAATGAACTTTTCCAAGAAATCGCACAATGATAAGGTCACCCTCAACCAGCAG GTGGTCATATGGTGGGTTAGTCTTATGAGAGGTGCCGTCTCTATCGCACTTGCTAATAATCAG TTTACAAGGGTAGGGCACACGCAGCTTAGGGGGAATGcaatcatgatcacaatttgTTGTCCTCTTCAGCACAATGATGAGTACTTGGTAGTTGTTATGCGAAAATCATAG